In Rissa tridactyla isolate bRisTri1 chromosome 2, bRisTri1.patW.cur.20221130, whole genome shotgun sequence, a single window of DNA contains:
- the GCNT2 gene encoding N-acetyllactosaminide beta-1,6-N-acetylglucosaminyl-transferase — translation MNILRYCFVAVLVLSVSLPFVFYAVDLHAQKSLQRLNLSVNSTLAEACNALIEDKAPFLKENALKTSFSESSCTEYITQNHYITRTLSAEEAAFPVAYVMTVHKEFETFERLFRAVYMPQNVYCVHVDAKAPAPFQQAVRHLVGCFRNAFLASRAEQVVYGGISRLRADLHCMRDLLASAVPWRYLLNTCGQDFPLKTNREIVRLLKSFGGKNITPGVLQPPHITARTKYVHREQLYSFFSFMLRTLVHKVPPPHNLTIYFGSAYVAVTRPFVEFVLQDQRAIDLLAWSEDTYSPDEHFWVTLNRIPGVPGSMPNASWEGDLKAVKWIDMEESHGGCHGHYVRGICIYGTGDLKWLFNSNCMFANKFELKTYPLTVECLELRHRQRTLSQSEVQVEPNWYF, via the exons ATGAATATTCTCAGGTACTGCTTCGTTGCTGTTTTGGTTCTAAGTGTTTCGCTTCCATTTGTTTTCTACGCTGTTGATTTGCATGCACAAAAATCTCTTCAGAGGCTGAACCTCTCTGTGAATTCAACTTTAGCAGAAGCCTGTAATGCACTTATTGAAGATAAGGCaccctttctgaaggaaaatgctttaaaaacatcaTTCAGCGAATCCAGTTGCACGGAGTACATCACGCAGAACCACTACATCACCCGCACCCTCTCGGCTGAGGAGGCCGCCTTCCCTGTCGCCTATGTCATGACCGTGCACAAGGAGTTTGAGACCTTCGAGCGGCTCTTCAGGGCGGTGTACATGCCCCAAAATGTCTACTGTGTCCACGTGGATGCCAAGGCGCCGGCCCCCTTCCAGCAGGCGGTGCGGCACCTGGTGGGCTGCTTCCGCAATGCCTTCCTCGCCTCCCGGGCGGAGCAGGTGGTCTACGGCGGCATCTCCCGCCTGCGGGCTGACCTCCACTGCATGAGGGACCTGCTGGCCTCGGCCGTGCCCTGGCGCTACCTGCTCAACACCTGTGGCCAGGACTTCCCCTTGAAGACCAACCGGGAGATCGTCCGGCTGCTGAAGAGCTTTGGGGGCAAGAACATCACCCCCGGGGTGCTGCAACCCCCCCACATCACCGCACGCACCAAATACGTCCACAGGGAGCAATtatactctttcttttctttcatgttgaGGACACTTGTGCATAAggtgccccccccccacaacCTGACCATCTACTTTGGCTCTGCGTACGTGGCCGTCACCCGACCCTTCGTGGAGTTTGTGCTGCAGGACCAGCGTGCCATCGATCTGCTGGCGTGGTCCGAGGACACCTACAGCCCTGACGAGCACTTCTGGGTGACGCTGAACAGGATCCCGG GTGTTCCAGGCTCCATGCCCAACGCTTCATGGGAAGGTGACCTGAAAGCCGTGAAGTGGATTGATATGGAAGAGAGCCATGGAGGCTGTCATG GCCATTATGTCAGAGGGATTTGCATATATGGAACAGGTGACCTCAAGTGGCTTTTTAACTCTAACTGTATGTTTGCAAATAAGTTTGAGCTTAAAACATACCCCCTGACTGTGGAGTGCCTGGAGCTGAGACATCGGCAGAGAACCTTGTCCCAGAGTGAGGTTCAGGTGGAACCCAACTGGTATTTTTAG
- the LOC128905697 gene encoding transmembrane protein 14C-like, with protein sequence MEYDWLGFGYAALVAAGGVVGYAKAGSVPSLAAGLLFGGLAGLGAYQQSKDPKNVWLSLVASGTLSAVMGMRFYNSRKAMPGIVAGASLLMVGRLGLQIMEKPLKP encoded by the exons ATGGAGTACGACTGGCTGGGCTTCGGCTACGCGGCGCTGGTGGCGGCGGGCGGCGTCGTCGGCTACGCCAAGGCAG GCAGCGTCCCGTCTCTAGCTGCCGGGCTCCTCTTTGGTGGCTTGGCGGGACTAGGCGCTTACCAGCAGTCCAAAGATCCAAAGAATGTGTGGCTCTCCCTCG TGGCGTCTGGAACCTTGTCTGCTGTTATGGGAATGAGATTTTATAACTCCAGAAAAGCAATGCCTGGGATAGTTGCTGGTGCCAG TTTACTGATGGTTGGACGGCTTGGATTGCAGATCATGGAGAAGCCTCTTAAGCCCTAA